A region from the Drosophila bipectinata strain 14024-0381.07 chromosome 3R, DbipHiC1v2, whole genome shotgun sequence genome encodes:
- the LOC122321646 gene encoding uncharacterized protein, with amino-acid sequence MRAFLMLCLVAVARGQYDYTPTSHAGDGHGGLVGGISSGLSGGVSSGLAGGVSSGAAQLSEPILLPNEFTKEFFTYSAPEQEFDNPQANEQIANSLKKNLRVLFIKGPENTGLEQAALQLATSASDDRTAIYVLNKQADIGELTNRLNQIKHQTSHKPEVHFVKYRTQSDAENAQRTIQAQYDTLPGPSSNHNAGSSAPVLDFASKGVSGGVTGSAPALGSGELNAPLTSAYLPPGRY; translated from the exons ATGCGCGCTTTTCTG ATGCTTTGTTTGGTCGCTGTGGCTAGAGGACAGTACGACTATACCCCCACGTCGCATGCCGGGGATGGACACGGAGGCCTGGTCGGAGGAATCAGCAGTGGGCTATCTGGAGGAGTCAGCAGTGGGCTCGCTGGAGGAGTGAGCAGTGGAGCAGCCCAGCTTTCCGAGCCCATACTTTTGCCTAATGAGTTCACCAAGGAGTTCTTCACATACAGTGCTCCAGAGCAGGAGTTCGACAACCCACAGGCCAACGAGCAGATCGCCAACTCTTTGAAGAAGAACCTGCGAGTCCTCTTCATCAAGGGGCCTGAGAACACTGGCTTGGAGCAGGCTGCTCTTCAGCTGGCCACCTCTGCGTCGGATGATCGTACCGCCATCTACGTCCTCAACAAGCAGGCGGACATCGGCGAGCTTACCAACAGGCTCAACCAGATTAAGCACCAGACCAGTCACAAGCCCGAGGTGCACTTCGTCAAGTACCGCACCCAGAGCGACGCCGAGAACGCCCAGCGTACCATCCAGGCTCAATACGACACGCTGCCAGGACCCTCTAGCAATCATAATGCAGGATCCTCGGCACCTGTTCTGGATTTCGCTTCCAAGGGTGTTTCCGGCGGAGTAACTGGCTCTGCACCTGCCCTGGGCTCAGGCGAACTCAATGCACCTTTGACTAGCGCGTATCTACCACCAGGAAGGTATTAG
- the LOC108121029 gene encoding gelsolin isoform X2, whose protein sequence is MHPAFANAGRSAGLEIWRIENFEPVAYPKNNYGKFFTGDSFIILNTIENKKDKKLSWDVHFWLGSETSTDEAGAAAILTVQLDDLLNGAPVQHREVQDHESQLFLGYFKNGIRYEQGGVGTGFKHVETNAQGEKRLFQVKGKRNVRVRQVNLSVSSMNKGDCFILDAGSDIYVYVGAQAKRVEKLKAISAANQIRDQDHNGRARVQIIDDFSTDTDKQQFFDVLGSGSADQVPEESTADEDGAFERTDAAAVTLYKVSDASGKLQVDTIGQKPLTQAMLDTRDCFILDTGSGIFVWVGKGATPKEKTDAMAKAQEFLRTKKYPAWTQIHRIVEGAESAPFKQYFATWRDAGMAHTRLIRSALDIGSDDSLDVDEIDAVVTQLKKSGGRAIGFMPDHGQNTIESITQYVGKAGSSEVLVNTVPFEDNLPLLGFGSYVLSYSYEANNGDQGSIVYVWQGAKATVAVKERAFQEGQNLAAENDALLVLTTQGHEPRHFYKIFKGKLLASYTALPVTSQLFRIRGTVESDIHASEVPADSSSLASGDAFALVSAKSHKIYIWNGLGASAFEKKAAVERFSNYWDDAELEELEEGAEPEEFWEELNGEGQYDRSLGDSGAPLLEPRLFHCRITPQGLVKVEEVAQYEQEDLDTDDVMLLDAGDEIYLWVGSGASDEEKSKLLDMAKRYIRVEPTARTIETVSLISVPQGKEPRVFKRMFPAWDDDYWQNLPAYEDVLRQVFEANNKV, encoded by the exons ATGCATCCCGCCTTTGCCAACGCTGGCCGCTCCGCCGGTCTGGAGATCTGGCGCATCGAG AATTTTGAGCCAGTGGCCTACCCAAAGAATAACTACGGAAAGTTCTTTACTGGGGACTCCTTTATCATTCTGAAT ACCattgaaaacaagaaagataAGAAACTCTCCTGGGATGTCCATTTCTGGCTGGGATCCGAAACATCTACTGATGAGGCCGGCGCAGCCGCTATTCTCACCGTCCAGCTGGATGATCTCCTCAACGGAGCACCTGTCCAACATCGCGAAGTCCAGGACCACGAATCGCAGCTGTTCCTTGGCTACTTCAAAAATG GCATTCGTTATGAGCAAGGTGGAGTCGGAACTGGCTTCAAACATGTGGAGACCAATGCCCAGGGCGAGAAACGTCTCTTCCAGGTGAAGGGAAAGCGCAATGTGCGCGTCCGTCAAGTCAACCTCTCCGTCTCGTCGATGAACAAGGGAGATTGCTTCATTTTGGATGCCGGCAGCGACATCTACGTCTATGTGGGCGCCCAGGCCAAGCGTGTGGAGAAGCTGAAGGCGATCAGTGCCGCCAACCAGATCAGAGATCAGGACCACAATGGACGTGCCCGCGTTCAAATTATCGACGATTTCAGCACCGACACCGACAAGCAGCAGTTCTTCGATGTGCTTGGATCCGGTTCGGCTGATCAGGTACCTGAGGAGTCGACTGCTGATGAGGACGGTGCCTTCGAGAGGACCGATGCTGCGGCTGTGACCCTTTACAAGGTCAGCGACGCCAGTGGCAAGCTACAGGTGGACACAATCGGCCAGAAACCTTTGACCCAGGCTATGCTGGACACCCGTGACTGCTTCATTCTGGACACGGGATCCGGCATCTTCGTGTGGGTTGGAAAGGGAGCCACCCCGAAGGAGAAAACCGATGCCATGGCCAAGGCTCAGGAGTTCCTGCGCACCAAGAAGTACCCGGCTTGGACCCAGATTCACCGCATCGTCGAAGGCGCCGAGTCCGCTCCATTCAAGCAATACTTCGCCACGTGGCGCGATGCTGGCATGGCCCACACTCGCCTCATCCGCTCGGCTCTGGACATCGGTTCCGACGATTCGTTGGATGTTGACGAGATTGACGCGGTTGTGACTCAGCTTAAGAAGAGTGGAGGTCGCGCCATCGGTTTCATGCCTGATCATGGTCAGAACACCATTGAATCTATTACCCAGTACGTGGGCAAGGCCGGTTCCAGCGAGGTCCTGGTTAACACCGTTCCCTTCGAGGACAATCTTCCTCTGCTGGGTTTCGGCTCCTACGTTTTGTCTTACAGCTACGAGGCCAACAACGGAGACCAGGGTTCCATTGTATACGTGTGGCAGGGAGCAAAGGCCACTGTCGCCGTAAAGGAGCGCGCCTTCCAGGAAGGCCAGAACCTCGCCGCGGAAAATGATGCCTTGCTGGTGCTGACAACCCAGGGGCACGAGCCCCGTCACTTCTACAAGATCTTCAAGGGAAAGCTGCTGGCCTCGTACACGGCTTTGCCGGTTACTTCGCAGCTGTTCCGCATCCGCGGTACCGTGGAGAGTGACATTCATGCAAGTGAAGTGCCCGCCGACAGCTCATCGCTGGCCTCCGGCGACGCCTTCGCCCTCGTATCGGCCAAGTCGCATAAGATTTACATTTGGAACGGACTGGGCGCTTCCGCTTTCGAGAAGAAGGCTGCTGTTGAGCGTTTCTCGAATTACTGGGATGACGCCGAATTGGAGGAGCTTGAGGAGGGTGCTGAGCCTGAGGAGTTCTGGGAGGAGCTGAACGGCGAGGGCCAGTATGATCGCAGCCTTGGTGACAGCGGCGCGCCCCTGCTGGAGCCGCGTCTCTTCCATTGCCGCATTACTCCCCAGGGACTTGTGAAGGTCGAGGAAGTGGCTCAGTACGAGCAGGAGGACTTGGACACCGACGACGTAATGCTTCTGGACGCTGGTGACGAGATCTACCTGTGGGTGGGATCTGGTGCCTCTGACGAGGAGAAATCCAAGCTTCTGGATATGGCTAAG CGCTACATCCGAGTGGAGCCCACCGCCCGTACCATTGAGACCGTGAGCCTTATCAGTGTGCCCCAAGGAAAGGAGCCTCGCGTCTTCAAGCGCATGTTCCCCGCCTGGGATGATGACTATTGGCAG AACCTTCCCGCCTACGAGGACGTCTTACGGCAGGTGTTCGAAGCCAACAACAAGGTGTAG
- the IscU gene encoding iron-sulfur cluster assembly scaffold protein IscU translates to MSLVRNSSRLLRSQLKRVQSVPVALYHENVVEHYENPRNVGSLDKKDATVGTGLVGAPACGDVMKLQIKVDENGKIVDAKFKTFGCGSAIASSSLATEWVKGKSIDEAGKLKNTDIAKELRLPPVKLHCSMLAEDAIKAALADYKVKQQKKQGN, encoded by the exons atgtcTTTGGTTCGTAACTCATCCCGATTATTGCGATCACAGTTGAAGCGCGTCCAGAGCGTTCCTGTGGCATTGTACCATGAAAAT GTCGTTGAACATTACGAAAACCCGAGGAACGTGGGATCTCTGGACAAGAAGGATGCCACTGTGGGCACAGGGCTGGTGGGTGCTCCCGCCTGCGGCGATGTGATGAAATTACAAATCAAGGTCGACGAAAATGGCAAGATTGTGGACGCCAAGTTCAAAACCTTTGGCTGCGGCTCAGCTATCGCCAGTAGTTCGCTGGCCACCGAGTGGGTCAAGGGAAAGTCTATTGACGAGGCTGGAAAATTAAAGAACACCGACATCGCCAAGGAGTTGCGCTTGCCCCCTGTGAAACTGCATTGCTCCATGTTGGCCGAGGATGCCATCAAAGCCGCCTTAGCCGACTACAAGGTCAAGCAGCAAAAGAAGCAGGGCAACTGA
- the abs gene encoding ATP-dependent RNA helicase abstrakt has translation MTSVKRYRRSSKSSEDEEPDNDDYVPYVPVKERKKQHMMKLGRVVQLASETTQPKSSSENENDDDSQGAHDAETWGRKYKISLLDQHTELKKIAEAKKLSAVEKQLREEEKIMESIAQQKALMGVAELAKGIQYEEPIKTSWRPPRYIEAMSEQERQDIRKQMRILVEGENPSPPICSFREMKFPKGILNGLAAKGIKTPTPIQVQGLPTVLAGRDLIGIAFTGSGKTLVFVLPIVMFALEQEYSLPFERNEGPYGLIICPSRELAKQTHEIIQHYSKHLQACGMPEVRSCLAMGGLPVSEALDVISRGVHIVVATPGRLMDMLDKKILTLDMCRYLCMDEADRMIDMGFEEDVRTIFSFFKGQRQTLLFSATMPKKIQNFARSALVKPVTINVGRAGAASMNVTQQVEYVKQEAKVVYLLDCLQKTAPPVLIFAEKKQDVDCIHEYLLLKGVEAVAIHGGKDQEERSRAVDAYRVGKKDVLVATDVASKGLDFPNVQHVINYDMPDDIENYVHRIGRTGRSNTKGLATTLINKITEQSVLLDLKHLLIEAKQEVPEFLDELAPEAEHTLDLGDSHGCSYCGGLGHRITECPKLEAVQNKQASNIGRRDYLSNTAADY, from the coding sequence ATGACTTCTGTAAAGCGGTATCGAAGATCCTCCAAGTCCTCCGAGGATGAAGAGCCAGATAACGACGACTATGTGCCTTACGTGCCGGTCAAGGAGAGAAAGAAGCAACACATGATGAAGCTCGGCCGGGTTGTGCAGCTTGCCTCCGAAACGACGCAACCCAAGTCATCGAGCGAGAATGAAAACGACGACGATTCCCAGGGAGCTCACGATGCCGAGACATGGGGCCGGAAATATAAAATAAGCTTGTTGGATCAGCACACGGAGCTGAAGAAAATCGCCGAGGCGAAGAAGCTTAGCGCCGTGGAGAAGCAGCTTCGCGAGGAGGAGAAAATCATGGAAAGCATTGCCCAGCAGAAAGCCCTGATGGGCGTGGCCGAGTTGGCCAAAGGCATACAATACGAGGAGCCCATAAAAACATCCTGGCGACCTCCTCGATACATAGAGGCCATGTCTGAGCAGGAGCGACAAGATATCCGAAAGCAGATGCGAATCCTGGTGGAGGGAGAGAACCCCAGTCCACCTATTTGCAGTTTCCGAGAGATGAAGTTCCCCAAAGGAATTCTTAACGGCCTTGCGGCTAAGGGCATCAAAACGCCCACACCGATCCAGGTCCAAGGACTTCCCACTGTGCTCGCTGGGCGTGATCTCATTGGCATTGCTTTCACGGGTTCGGGAAAAACTTTGGTATTTGTGCTACCTATTGTCATGTTCGCCCTGGAGCAGGAGTACAGCTTGCCCTTCGAACGCAATGAAGGTCCCTACGGCTTGATCATATGCCCGTCGCGGGAGCTGGCGAAGCAGACACACGAAATCATCCAACACTACAGCAAGCATCTGCAGGCGTGCGGCATGCCCGAGGTGCGTTCCTGCTTGGCCATGGGTGGGTTGCCAGTCAGCGAGGCCTTGGACGTCATCTCCCGTGGAGTACACATTGTAGTGGCCACCCCTGGCCGCTTGATGGATATGCTCGACAAGAAAATCCTCACACTAGATATGTGCCGCTACTTGTGCATGGACGAGGCGGATCGGATGATTGACATGGGCTTCGAGGAGGATGTGCGCACCATATTCTCATTTTTCAAAGGGCAGCGACAGACCTTGCTCTTCTCCGCCACGATGCCCAAGAAAATTCAGAACTTTGCTCGATCTGCACTCGTGAAGCCAGTTACAATAAATGTGGGCCGCGCTGGAGCCGCGTCCATGAACGTCACCCAGCAGGTGGAGTACGTTAAGCAAGAGGCAAAGGTGGTCTACCTACTGGACTGTTTACAAAAGACTGCACCACCCGTACTCATCTTTGCGGAAAAGAAACAGGATGTGGACTGCATACACGAGTATTTGCTGCTGAAAGGTGTGGAAGCAGTGGCTATTCATGGCGGTAAGGATCAAGAGGAGCGATCACGCGCCGTCGACGCATACCGCGTGGGCAAGAAAGACGTGTTGGTAGCCACCGATGTGGCATCCAAGGGTCTGGACTTTCCGAACGTACAGCATGTTATCAACTACGACATGCCCGACGACATTGAAAACTATGTCCATCGTATTGGACGTACAGGTCGATCCAACACAAAGGGATTGGCTACCACCTTGATAAACAAAATCACCGAGCAGTCCGTCCTGTTGGATTTGAAACACCTGCTGATCGAGGCCAAGCAAGAGGTTCCCGAGTTCCTGGACGAGTTGGCCCCAGAAGCCGAGCACACTTTGGATCTTGGAGACTCGCATGGATGCAGCTACTGCGGCGGTCTGGGTCATCGGATCACAGAGTGTCCCAAACTGGAGGCCGTCCAGAACAAGCAAGCTTCAAATATTGGACGTCGCGACTATCTGTCTAATACTGCAGCGGATTACTAG
- the LOC122321647 gene encoding uncharacterized protein, which yields MKAFYLLLVCFALVALALAAPAPQPAGNDPTVSVLRYSNDRELEELQRAIIAQYQHLGGTTQVHAPLVANVINPQSLGIRN from the exons ATGAAGGCGTTCTAC TTGCTCCTGGTTTGCTTCGCCCTAGTGGCTCTGGCTCTTGCTGCCCCCGCTCCCCAGCCGGCTGGCAATGATCCCACCGTGTCCGTGCTCCGCTACAGCAACGACCGCGAGCTCGAGGAGCTCCAGCGCGCCATCATTGCGCAGTACCAACATCTCGGAGGCACCACCCAAGTCCACGCTCCCCTTGTGGCAAATGTAATCAACCCACAAAGCCTGGGAATCCGAAATTAA
- the LOC108121032 gene encoding venom protease, which yields MIRLVNRFFLFPLLISIFGLCQSERHAPYPPPPPPDRAGIHFPMDRDILFPDSHGPEERMWFRITEFSFDRMENLPEPKHKHSHPPPRPGQPFPPPPGDFKRRNKNHKRRRICEEKYSEYVERIFPNDTAVAADANDADFDGRVLARPGQYPHMAAVGFQTETGSVDYKCGGSLISESFVLTAAHCTSIYDSVPQWVRIGDLNLVADERTVEPQLFRIQEIMTHPSYNKEFYYNDIALLHLERDVELTAFVRPIRLWIFSELPTTIAFAMGYGATSFAKAMTNRLTNLNLTIVPNTECNTELPALAEAPNGVMDSQICAQDYILNRDTCQGDSGGPLQLNLPGRRRRQRIHYHLIGVTSYGVFCRSSYPSVYTRVSSYLDWIEQVVWPDSV from the exons ATGATCCGCTTAGTAaacagattttttttgttcccgCTTCTGATATCAATTTTTGGACTGTGCCAGTCCGAGCGCCACGCACCCTACCCCCCACCACCGCCACCGGACCGCGCGGGGATTCATTTTCCCATGGATCGCGATATTCTGTTCCCGGACTCACACGGGCCGGAGGAGCGTATGTGGTTTCGCATAACCGAGTTTAGTTTCGACCGGATGGAGAACCTGCCCGAGCCGAAGCACAAGCACAGCCACCCACCGCCGCGTCCAGGCCAGCCCTTCCCCCCGCCCCCTGGAGACTTTAAGCGGAGGAATAAGAACCACAAACGACGTCGCATCTGCGAGGAGA AATACTCGGAGTACGTGGAGCGAATCTTCCCCAACGACACGGCAGTGGCAGCGGATGCAAACGATGCCGACTTTGACGGACGAGTGTTGGCCAGGCCGGGACAATACCCACACATG GCCGCTGTGGGCTTTCAGACTGAAACTGGGAGCGTGGACTACAAGTGTGGAGGCAGCCTGATCAGCGAAAGCTTCGTTCTGACTGCCGCCCATTGCACCTCCATATACGA TTCGGTGCCCCAATGGGTGCGCATCGGAGACCTCAACCTGGTGGCCGATGAACGGACAGTGGAGCCCCAACTGTTTCGCATTCAGGAAATAATGACTCATCCCAGCTACAACAAGGAGTTCTACTATAACGACATTGCTCTACTGCACCTCGAACGAGATGTGGA ATTAACCGCCTTCGTGAGGCCCATCCGCCTGTGGATCTTCTCGGAGCTGCCCACCACTATTGCCTTCGCCATGGGCTATGGAGCTACGAGTTTCGCAAAAGCCATGACGAACCGCCTCACGAATCTCAACCTGACCATCGTACCGAACACCGAATGCAATACCGAGCTGCCGGCTCTGGCGGAGGCACCTAATGGGGTTATGGACAGCCAGATCTGTGCCCAGGACTACATCCTCAACCGCGACACCTGCCAAGGCGACTCGGGGGGACCACTGCAGCTTAATCTGCCAGGTCGTCGGCGGCGACAGAGAATACACTACCACCTCATAGGTGTAACTTCGTACGGGGTATTCTGCCGCAGTAGTTATCCTTCGGTTTACACTAGAGTGTCCTCGTACTTGGATTGGATAGAGCAAGTGGTGTGGCCCGATTCTGTTTAA
- the aqz gene encoding uncharacterized protein aqz has translation MTYSHNSVRNNIRMTTAAATKSIRLKKGAASAAASPSVASSPSPTSVSASSPVTPLVTAHSNSIASSTNITPNNSNLLSSSPTNCTPILSGLSTPNNQQQRPRQSQSQSAGSQRRQQQRQSPQQGAGGGGAFFFANNNRRTGGGRSPQGSIAVRQSPATILGGGFSPTMVATAGGSARKQRKSPPLGGKVSPQNMQQQHPLIPTALTHFAGSKCFDAPAPTALPKPPQHWTLSKSEEKQTRPLGAMMSLPKFQMPLMMPVRSSKRNLLDEFDTHNLKLLLNVQS, from the coding sequence ATGACATACTCGCACAATAGCGTTAGGAACAACATCAGAATGACAACCGCAGCAGCAACCAAGTCCATACGATTGAAAAAGGGAGCAGCATCCGCTGCGGCATCTCCCTCGGTAGCATCATCCCCATCCCCAACATCCGTATCTGCATCCTCGCCAGTCACGCCCTTGGTAACTGCACATTCCAACAGTATTGCCAGCAGTACAAACATAACTCCCAACAACTCCAATTTGCTGAGCTCCTCGCCCACTAACTGCACCCCCATCCTGTCCGGCCTGTCGACGCCGAACAACCAACAACAGCGGCCCAGGCAATCACAGTCGCAGTCCGCCGGTTCGCAGCGCCGCCAGCAGCAGCGCCAGTCGCCGCAGCAAGGTGCCGGAGGCGGCGGGGCCTTTTTCTTTGCCAACAACAATCGGCGAACTGGAGGAGGACGGTCCCCACAGGGATCCATTGCAGTGCGCCAGTCGCCAGCCACCATTCTGGGCGGAGGTTTCTCGCCAACGATGGTGGCTACCGCTGGGGGATCGGCTCGGAAGCAGCGCAAGAGCCCGCCACTGGGTGGAAAGGTTTCGCCCCAGAacatgcagcagcagcacccaCTCATACCCACCGCACTGACGCATTTCGCGGGCAGCAAATGTTTCGACGCCCCGGCACCTACGGCGCTGCCCAAGCCACCCCAGCACTGGACCCTGTCCAAGTCGGAGGAGAAGCAGACGAGGCCGTTGGGAGCGATGATGTCGTTGCCCAAGTTCCAGATGCCACTGATGATGCCGGTGCGCTCGTCGAAGCGCAATCTTCTTGACGAATTCGACACGCACAACCTGAAGCTGCTGCTCAACGTGCAGTCGTAA
- the LOC108121038 gene encoding uncharacterized protein, translated as MRFALFVFLAFCLLAITVAIPAKDSKKPAGNACVKSCGDAYDPICGKAKNTSKERLITFGSPCVMSNYNCNHAEEQFEQKSKGECGGGVSVLLS; from the exons ATGCGTTTTGCTCTGTTTGTCTTTCTGG CTTTCTGCCTTTTGGCAATAACTGTGGCAATACCCGCCAAGGACAGCAAGAAGCCCGCCGGTAATGCCTGCGTGAAATCCTGTGGGGACGCTTATGATCCCATTTGCGGTAAAGCCAAGAATACCAGCAAGGAGCGCCTGATTACCTTCGGAAGCCCGTGTGTCATGTCCAACTACAACTGCAATCATGCCGAAGAAC aatttgAACAAAAATCGAAGGGCGAATGTGGAGGTGGAGTCAGCGTTCTTCTTTCCTAG
- the LOC138926735 gene encoding gelsolin-like codes for MIMNSDRPPQFRRVNILLSFFHPRVVVKVEEVAQYEQEDLDTDDVMLLDAGDEIYLWVGSGASDEEKSKLLDMAKRYIRVEPTARTIETVSLISVPQGKEPRVFKRMFPAWDDDYWQNLPAYEDVLRQVFEANNKV; via the exons ATGATAATGAATTCAGATCGTCCCCCACAATTTCGAAGAGTGAATATAttactttctttctttcatCCCCGTGTTGTTGTGAAGGTCGAGGAAGTGGCTCAGTACGAGCAGGAGGACTTGGACACCGACGACGTAATGCTTCTGGACGCTGGTGACGAGATCTACCTGTGGGTGGGATCTGGTGCCTCTGACGAGGAGAAATCCAAGCTTCTGGATATGGCTAAG CGCTACATCCGAGTGGAGCCCACCGCCCGTACCATTGAGACCGTGAGCCTTATCAGTGTGCCCCAAGGAAAGGAGCCTCGCGTCTTCAAGCGCATGTTCCCCGCCTGGGATGATGACTATTGGCAG AACCTTCCCGCCTACGAGGACGTCTTACGGCAGGTGTTCGAAGCCAACAACAAGGTGTAG
- the LOC108121029 gene encoding gelsolin isoform X1 produces MVAPGDFSMAVISSLLVCFALSATLCSAGTLNARPAFPVQTGQIQPSGQNAKQPGRRIMHPAFANAGRSAGLEIWRIENFEPVAYPKNNYGKFFTGDSFIILNTIENKKDKKLSWDVHFWLGSETSTDEAGAAAILTVQLDDLLNGAPVQHREVQDHESQLFLGYFKNGIRYEQGGVGTGFKHVETNAQGEKRLFQVKGKRNVRVRQVNLSVSSMNKGDCFILDAGSDIYVYVGAQAKRVEKLKAISAANQIRDQDHNGRARVQIIDDFSTDTDKQQFFDVLGSGSADQVPEESTADEDGAFERTDAAAVTLYKVSDASGKLQVDTIGQKPLTQAMLDTRDCFILDTGSGIFVWVGKGATPKEKTDAMAKAQEFLRTKKYPAWTQIHRIVEGAESAPFKQYFATWRDAGMAHTRLIRSALDIGSDDSLDVDEIDAVVTQLKKSGGRAIGFMPDHGQNTIESITQYVGKAGSSEVLVNTVPFEDNLPLLGFGSYVLSYSYEANNGDQGSIVYVWQGAKATVAVKERAFQEGQNLAAENDALLVLTTQGHEPRHFYKIFKGKLLASYTALPVTSQLFRIRGTVESDIHASEVPADSSSLASGDAFALVSAKSHKIYIWNGLGASAFEKKAAVERFSNYWDDAELEELEEGAEPEEFWEELNGEGQYDRSLGDSGAPLLEPRLFHCRITPQGLVKVEEVAQYEQEDLDTDDVMLLDAGDEIYLWVGSGASDEEKSKLLDMAKRYIRVEPTARTIETVSLISVPQGKEPRVFKRMFPAWDDDYWQNLPAYEDVLRQVFEANNKV; encoded by the exons ATGGTAGCGCCAGGCGACTTCAGCATGGCAGTCATCTCGAG CCTTCTGGTGTGTTTTGCCCTCTCGGCCACTCTTTGCTCAGCCGGCACTCTAAACGCCAGACCCGCATTCCCCGTACAAACCGGACAGATCCAGCCCTCCGGCCAGAACGCCAAACAGCCCGGTAGACGCATCATGCATCCCGCCTTTGCCAACGCTGGCCGCTCCGCCGGTCTGGAGATCTGGCGCATCGAG AATTTTGAGCCAGTGGCCTACCCAAAGAATAACTACGGAAAGTTCTTTACTGGGGACTCCTTTATCATTCTGAAT ACCattgaaaacaagaaagataAGAAACTCTCCTGGGATGTCCATTTCTGGCTGGGATCCGAAACATCTACTGATGAGGCCGGCGCAGCCGCTATTCTCACCGTCCAGCTGGATGATCTCCTCAACGGAGCACCTGTCCAACATCGCGAAGTCCAGGACCACGAATCGCAGCTGTTCCTTGGCTACTTCAAAAATG GCATTCGTTATGAGCAAGGTGGAGTCGGAACTGGCTTCAAACATGTGGAGACCAATGCCCAGGGCGAGAAACGTCTCTTCCAGGTGAAGGGAAAGCGCAATGTGCGCGTCCGTCAAGTCAACCTCTCCGTCTCGTCGATGAACAAGGGAGATTGCTTCATTTTGGATGCCGGCAGCGACATCTACGTCTATGTGGGCGCCCAGGCCAAGCGTGTGGAGAAGCTGAAGGCGATCAGTGCCGCCAACCAGATCAGAGATCAGGACCACAATGGACGTGCCCGCGTTCAAATTATCGACGATTTCAGCACCGACACCGACAAGCAGCAGTTCTTCGATGTGCTTGGATCCGGTTCGGCTGATCAGGTACCTGAGGAGTCGACTGCTGATGAGGACGGTGCCTTCGAGAGGACCGATGCTGCGGCTGTGACCCTTTACAAGGTCAGCGACGCCAGTGGCAAGCTACAGGTGGACACAATCGGCCAGAAACCTTTGACCCAGGCTATGCTGGACACCCGTGACTGCTTCATTCTGGACACGGGATCCGGCATCTTCGTGTGGGTTGGAAAGGGAGCCACCCCGAAGGAGAAAACCGATGCCATGGCCAAGGCTCAGGAGTTCCTGCGCACCAAGAAGTACCCGGCTTGGACCCAGATTCACCGCATCGTCGAAGGCGCCGAGTCCGCTCCATTCAAGCAATACTTCGCCACGTGGCGCGATGCTGGCATGGCCCACACTCGCCTCATCCGCTCGGCTCTGGACATCGGTTCCGACGATTCGTTGGATGTTGACGAGATTGACGCGGTTGTGACTCAGCTTAAGAAGAGTGGAGGTCGCGCCATCGGTTTCATGCCTGATCATGGTCAGAACACCATTGAATCTATTACCCAGTACGTGGGCAAGGCCGGTTCCAGCGAGGTCCTGGTTAACACCGTTCCCTTCGAGGACAATCTTCCTCTGCTGGGTTTCGGCTCCTACGTTTTGTCTTACAGCTACGAGGCCAACAACGGAGACCAGGGTTCCATTGTATACGTGTGGCAGGGAGCAAAGGCCACTGTCGCCGTAAAGGAGCGCGCCTTCCAGGAAGGCCAGAACCTCGCCGCGGAAAATGATGCCTTGCTGGTGCTGACAACCCAGGGGCACGAGCCCCGTCACTTCTACAAGATCTTCAAGGGAAAGCTGCTGGCCTCGTACACGGCTTTGCCGGTTACTTCGCAGCTGTTCCGCATCCGCGGTACCGTGGAGAGTGACATTCATGCAAGTGAAGTGCCCGCCGACAGCTCATCGCTGGCCTCCGGCGACGCCTTCGCCCTCGTATCGGCCAAGTCGCATAAGATTTACATTTGGAACGGACTGGGCGCTTCCGCTTTCGAGAAGAAGGCTGCTGTTGAGCGTTTCTCGAATTACTGGGATGACGCCGAATTGGAGGAGCTTGAGGAGGGTGCTGAGCCTGAGGAGTTCTGGGAGGAGCTGAACGGCGAGGGCCAGTATGATCGCAGCCTTGGTGACAGCGGCGCGCCCCTGCTGGAGCCGCGTCTCTTCCATTGCCGCATTACTCCCCAGGGACTTGTGAAGGTCGAGGAAGTGGCTCAGTACGAGCAGGAGGACTTGGACACCGACGACGTAATGCTTCTGGACGCTGGTGACGAGATCTACCTGTGGGTGGGATCTGGTGCCTCTGACGAGGAGAAATCCAAGCTTCTGGATATGGCTAAG CGCTACATCCGAGTGGAGCCCACCGCCCGTACCATTGAGACCGTGAGCCTTATCAGTGTGCCCCAAGGAAAGGAGCCTCGCGTCTTCAAGCGCATGTTCCCCGCCTGGGATGATGACTATTGGCAG AACCTTCCCGCCTACGAGGACGTCTTACGGCAGGTGTTCGAAGCCAACAACAAGGTGTAG